One Macadamia integrifolia cultivar HAES 741 unplaced genomic scaffold, SCU_Mint_v3 scaffold1826, whole genome shotgun sequence DNA segment encodes these proteins:
- the LOC122064923 gene encoding protein trichome birefringence-like has product MADATKDVSGGGGLISDLKSLFPLFRTRRTVVFAYGFMFTFLAFTLFIAFNPSATSSPWFTNIFGSRSSDSSYRSQFSSLFSYFLPNSSRPFYSSTQNTLFPPDLKVFNTTTTPHVLQTAKNGSEIATPVDKKGSLKNGTETSSGNVNSQPVSASLQSSKKDDLPKNGTMSGLNGSAKATPKSPPVDKKSVLKNKTEDSNSKTQAQAGNQTVSASSQSTRKKDPSKNGNLTASLLKKEDGSSPGPSFGKQVISSLLRSMMHCNIFDGRWVKDDSYPLYPPGSCPHIDEPFDCFLNGRPDQAYQKLRWQPKNCNIPRLNGREMLELLRGKRLVYVGDSLNRNMWESLVCILRNSVEDKSRVFEASGRREFRTAGSYSFLFEDYNCSVEFFRSPFLVQEWEIPDTNGSKKETLRLDLVERSSDKYKNADIVVFNTGHWWTHEKTSLGKGYYQEGSHIYDELNVVEAFRRAVTTWARWVDANVDSKKTLVFFRGYSASHFRGGQWNSGGQCDHETEPIRNETYLSAYPQKMTVLESVIKWMKTPISYLNITRMTDYRKDAHPSIYRKQYFSEEERRSPLRYQDCSHWCLPGVPDSWNELLYAQLLIKYNQEQQQKQQLLQQKQKG; this is encoded by the exons ATGGCGGATGCGACCAAGGATGTCTCCGGTGGGGGAGGTTTGATCTCCGACCTCAAGAGTTTGTTTCCCCTTTTCAGGACGAGGAGAACTGTAGTTTTTGCATATGGGTTCATGTTCACCTTCCTTGCCTTCACTCTCTTCATCGCCTTCAACCCTTCTGCAACTTCTTCCCCTTGGTTCACTAACATCTTCGGCAGTCGTAGTTCTGATTCTTCCTACAGATCTcaattctcttctcttttttcctacTTCCTCCCTAATTCTTCTAGACCCTTTTACAGTTCCactcaaaataccctttttccTCCCGATCTCAAGGTCTTCAACACCACCACGACACCTCATGTTCTCCAAACTGCGAAAAATGGGTCGGAGATTGCGACACCGGTGGATAAAAAAGGTTCTTTGAAGAACGGAACAGAAACTAGTAGTGGTAATGTAAATTCGCAACCTGTGAGTGCTTCATTGCAATCCTCTAAGAAGGATGATCTGCCTAAGAATGGTACTATGAGTGGGTTGAATGGGTCTGCAAAAGCGACCCCCAAATCACCACCAGTGGATAAGAAAAGTGTTCTGAAGAACAAAACAGAGGATAGTAATAGTAAAACGCAGGCTCAAGCAGGTAATCAGACTGTGAGTGCTTCCTCGCAGTCTACCAGGAAGAAGGATCCTTCTAAGAATGGGAACCTTACGGCTTCGCTCTTGAAGAAGGAAGATGGTTCTTCTCCTGGGCCTTCATTTGGGAAGCAGGTCATATCGAGTCTCCTGAGATCAATGATGCATTGTAACATCTTTGATGGAAGATGGGTTAAGGATGATTCTTATCCGCTCTACCCTCCAGGATCATGTCCTCACATCGACGAGCCGTTTGATTGTTTTCTCAACGGTCGGCCGGATCAAGCTTATCAGAAACTTAGATGGCAACCCAAGAACTGCAATATCCCAAG GTTGAATGGGAGGGAGATGCTAGAATTGTTGAGAGGAAAACGATTAGTTTATGTAGGTGATTCCCTGAATAGAAATATGTGGGAATCTCTGGTTTGCATTCTTAGAAACTCGGTGGAAGATAAAAGCAGGGTCTTTGAAGCTTCAGGTCGACGGGAGTTTCGAACTGCTGGATCTTACTCCTTTTTATTTGAG GATTATAACTGTTCCGTGGAGTTCTTTAGATCTCCTTTCCTGGTTCAAGAATGGGAAATTCCAGACACGAATGGATCGAAGAAGGAAACTCTGCGACTCGACTTAGTAGAGAGATCATCTGATAAATACAAGAATGCAGACATCGTCGTCTTCAACACTGGACACTGGTGGACTCACGAGAAGACTTCATTAGG AAAGGGATATTATCAAGAAGGTAGCCATATCTATGATGAATTGAACGTTGTAGAGGCATTTCGAAGAGCTGTAACAACTTGGGCGAGATGGGTCGATGCCAATGTAGATTCTAAGAAGACCCTGGTTTTCTTTAGGGGCTACTCTGCTTCCCATTTCAg AGGTGGGCAGTGGAATTCAGGAGGGCAATGCGACCATGAGACTGAACCCATCAGGAACGAGACGTATCTGTCGGCATATCCACAGAAGATGACAGTGTTGGAGTCTGTGATCAAGTGGATGAAGACACCTATCTCGTACCTGAATATTACAAGAATGACCGATTACAGGAAAGATGCCCACCCTTCTATATACAGGAAACAGTATTTTTCGGAAGAGGAACGGAGATCTCCATTGAGATATCAAGATTGCAGCCATTGGTGCCTCCCTGGAGTTCCTGATTCATGGAACGAGCTTCTTTATGCTCAGCTCTTGATCAAATACAACCAGGAACAGCAACAGAAACAACAGCTACTACAGCAAAAGCAGAAGGGATAA